Proteins encoded by one window of Chiroxiphia lanceolata isolate bChiLan1 chromosome 26, bChiLan1.pri, whole genome shotgun sequence:
- the CCDC43 gene encoding coiled-coil domain-containing protein 43: protein MAAPGGAAAAPIPNQIPNQIPIPAPPPFPAWLAARLDALGLDRAVYGAYIEGLLREEENDEERLEALRAVLAACLEEDLLNDVCREVVEKWSDSQVVDAKEEKEDEVQAIASMMEKQARIVVKPKEVSSQEEKQRKAALLAQYANVTDEEDGGDEQDGPTGTAVNIGSEKSLFRNTNVEDVLNARKLERELLRDEFQRKKEQDKLQREKDKLAKQERKEKEKKRTQKGERKR from the exons atggcggcgcccggcggggcggccgcggccccgaTCCCGAACCAGATCCCGAACCAGATCCCGatcccggccccgccgccgtTCCCGGCCTGGCTCGCGGCGCGGCTGGACGCGCTGGGGCTGGACCGCGCTGTGTACGGCGCCTACATCGAGGGGCTGCTGCGGGAGGAGGAGAACGACGAGGAGCGGCTGGAGGCGCTGCGGGCCGTGCTCGCCGCCTGCCTG GAAGAAGATCTCTTGAATGATGTGTGCAGGGAGGTCGTGGAGAAGTGGTCTGACTCTCAGGTTGTTGAtgccaaagaagaaaaagaag ATGAGGTCCAGGCCATTGCCAGCATGATGGAGAAGCAGGCCAGGATCGTGGTGAAGCCCAAGGAGGTCTCCTCccaggaggagaagcagaggaaggCTGCTCTCCTGGCCCAGTATGCCAATGTGACCGACGAGGAGGA CGGTGGGGACGAACAGGATGGACCGACTGGGACAGCAGTAAACATTGGATCTGAAAAAT CGCTGTTCCGGAACACCAACGTGGAGGATGTGCTGAACGCCAGGAAGCTGGAGCGGGAGCTGCTGCGGGATGAgttccagaggaaaaaagagcaggataaactgcagagggagaaggacaaaCTGGCCAAGCAGGAGcggaaggagaaggagaagaagcgGACACAGAAGGGCGAGCGGAAGCGGTAG
- the MEIOC gene encoding meiosis-specific coiled-coil domain-containing protein MEIOC isoform X2 has product MENEENVELPQTYSSSLSTSEYSAPMDPSLLYPPWSTCADDSKQPAAPQINLKPRIQPERNDYGSETDLYGLVSNILEEQDKPQPCFAEGSCPPTLKSVWPVNASRMDHHDLLAESRRAAAVPQQGFYSSESVPAADKQFLASASLVSQQKADDCYRSFAGMELEEQSLYPPRGERANMQSNEGVKTTPVYQNYPYLKNTFLPQAGYSEAIKDSGADAYSYGREKMCPKGADAQVRPKRAETFLPQCHRYSESTDYSRYTEYSHAGKAKPNKSTSCSLQENRKVVNGTPEAPSLDAEPYAKLFQVKSGTQKKFEDTISDQHDFTFPKSVGLVSEKQFANEPSFSADFGQKIEYGLKSFAACPGNNGMEKQQFSKADLQNPEFYKSLSLLPNAAVPSAGSSARPAWMNIQTKPAASGPFQNPGPLLKVNNQSPAFPKSSSHSNDVFQLPSSNLPLNCNLLHKYCQDNPFLSGLDLGYSAAERARAAACVEALVRGGEENIIEYLSEKKLKQPNGFCDSYLAQQFGIIDNLNKQRFQLKPQSEHCDLEGQNQADGMLQDMYQELLESQGQLHLRAGSGDSNAINPGSSLQAPGIPNCVVGDFRRNRQLGSGTFPVRSAHLLGRSVVPLVEPHTLFSQDDLKRLYPCFTDKMYSDSALSGFVSAFGFQKQVKNRSGPASELHVRLEECYEQWRALEKERKKTESALAKNFQGKKVSSTNNIPIPRLTSNPSRVDRLIVDQLREQARVVTLLGKMERLRSSPLHANISTALDKHLESIHVVQARRKDEIVNPSNRQRHGPPRCQDERVVLALAVALRALCQATRKVRTVLWCAFQMTLPKPSAGKRARDRVPQELAPTEEKRLESAAGAAPAPRGLREAGTEGAPAPCTDLLRGVYERGDASAS; this is encoded by the exons AATGAAGAAAACGTGGAGTTACCTCAGACCTACAGCTCTTCCCTTTCAACATCAGAGTACTCTGCACCCATGGACCCTTCCCTCTTGTACCCCCCCTGGTCTACATGTGCAGATGACAGCAAGCAGCCCGCCGCTCCTCAGATTAACCTGAAGCCCAG GATTCAGCCTGAAAGGAACGATTATGGCAGTGAAACAGATTTATATGGACTCGTGTCAAACATACTGGAAGAACAAGACAAACCACAGCCGTGCTTTGCTGAGGG GAGTTGCCCTCCCACCCTGAAGTCGGTATGGCCAGTGAATGCGAGCAGAATGGACCACCACGACCTGCTGGCAGAAAGCAGGCGTGCTGCAGCTGTCCCACAGCAGGGCTTCTACAGCAGTGagtctgtccctgctgctgacaAGCAGTTCCTGGCCAGTGCCAGCCTGGTGTCCCAGCAGAAAGCAGACGACTGTTACCGCAGCTTTGCCGGCATggagctggaagagcagagccTGTACCCTCCCAGGGGTGAGCGTGCCAACATGCAGAGTAACGAGGGTGTGAAGACAACTCCTGTGTATCAGAACTACCCCTACctgaaaaacacctttttaCCCCAGGCTGGGTACTCAGAAGCAATCAAAGACTCAGGAGCTGATGCTTATTCTTATGGAAGGGAGAAGATGTGTCCCAAGGGAGCAGACGCACAGGTGCGCCCAAAGCGGGCAGAAACATTCCTTCCACAGTGTCACAGATACAGTGAAAGCACAGATTACAGCAGATACACTGAATATTCTCATGCTGGTAAGGCAAAGCCCAACAAGAGCACCAGTTGTAGCCTCCAAGAAAATAGAAAGGTGGTAAATGGAACCCCCGAGGCACCATCTCTGGATGCAGAGCCCTATGCTAAATTATTTCAAGTTAAATCAGGAACTCAGAAAAAATTCGAAGATACAATTTCAGATCAGCATGACTTTACATTTCCCAAGTCTGTAGGACTTGTATCAGAAAAACAGTTTGCAAACGAACCTTCCTTCAGCGCTGATTTTGGGCAAAAAATTGAATATGGACTAAAGTCTTTTGCAGCTTGTCCAGGGAATAATGgtatggaaaagcagcagttttccAAGGCCGATCTTCAGAATCCTGAATTCTATAAATCACTCTCACTGTTGCCCAATGCAGCAGTTCCTTCAGCAGGCTCTAGTGCGAGGCCAGCGTGGATGAACATCCAAACCAAACCCGCTGCTTCCGGCCCCTTCCAGAATCCAGGTCCTTTGTTGAAGGTGAATAATCAGTCACCTGCATTTCCAAAAAGTTCCAGTCATTCTAATGATGTTTTTCAGTTGCCATCTTCAAATTTGCCTTTAAATTGTAATTTACTTCACAAGTACTGTCAAGACAACCCATTTCTCTCTGGCCTCGACTTGGGTTACAGTGCTGCGGAACGAGCTCGGGCGGCTGCATGTGTGGAAGCCCTGGTTAGGGGTGGAGAAGAGAACATCATCGAGTACCTCAGTGAGAAGAAGCTGAAGCAGCCAAATGGATTCTGTGACAGTTACTTGGCTCAGCAGTTTGGGATCATTGACAATCTGAACAAACAGCGTTTCCAGCTGAAGCCACAGAGCGAGCACTGTGACCTGGAAGGACAGAACCAGGCAGATGGGATGTTGCAGGACATGTACCAAGAGCTCTTGGAGTCTCAGGGGCAGCTCCATCTCAGGGCAGGGAGCGGGGACAGCAATGCCATCAATCCTGGCAGCAGCCTGCAGGCTCCAGGCATTCCCAACTGCGTGGTGGGAGACTTCAGGCGGAACCGGCAGCTGGGTTCCGGCACATTCCCTGTGAGATCCGCTCACCTCCTGGGCCGTTCCGTGGTGCCTCTGGTGGAGCCTCACACCTTGTTCTCCCAAGATGATCTTAAACGCCTCTACCCCTGTTTCACAGACAAGATGTACAGTGACAGTGCTCTCTCTGGTTTTGTGTCAGCATTTGGATTTCAGAAGCAAGTGAAGAACCGCAGTGGCCCTGCCAGCGAGCTGCACGTGAGGCTGGAGGAGTGCTATGAGCAGTGGAGAgctttggagaaggaaaggaagaag acTGAATCAGCTCTTGCTAAGaatttccaagggaaaaaggTTTCCAGTACTAACAACATTCCAATTCCAAGACTGACATCAAATCCATCAAGAGTTGATCGCTTAATTGTGGATCAGCTACGGGAACAAGCCAGA GTTGTGACCTTACTGGGGAAGATGGAGCGCCTTCGCAGTTCCCCCCTCCATGCCAACATCTCCACTGCTCTGGACAAACACTTGGAGTCCATCCATGTGGTGCAGGCACGGAGAAAGGATGAGATTGTGAACCCTTCCAACCGGCAGCGGCACGGCCCCCCCCGGTGCCAGGATGAGAGAG TGGTGCTGGCTCTGGCCGTGGCACTCCGAGCGCTGTGCCAGGCCACGCGCAAGGTCCGGACCGTGCTGTGGTGCGCCTTCCAGATGACCCTGCCCAAACCCTCCGCTGGAAAACGGGCCCGGGACAGAGTCCCCCAGGAGCTGGCACCGACCGAGGAGAAGCGACTGGAAAGCGCCgcgggcgcggccccggccccgcgggggcTGAGGGAGGCGGGCACAGAGGGAGCCCCCGCGCCCTGCACAGACCTGCTGCGCGGAGTGTACGAGAGAGGGGACGCCAGCGCCTCCTAA
- the MEIOC gene encoding meiosis-specific coiled-coil domain-containing protein MEIOC isoform X1, which translates to MEPSVAFRGGSRCWGSAEAGGRPTDVFSAGMPGSGSLYGCYKSQNEENVELPQTYSSSLSTSEYSAPMDPSLLYPPWSTCADDSKQPAAPQINLKPRIQPERNDYGSETDLYGLVSNILEEQDKPQPCFAEGSCPPTLKSVWPVNASRMDHHDLLAESRRAAAVPQQGFYSSESVPAADKQFLASASLVSQQKADDCYRSFAGMELEEQSLYPPRGERANMQSNEGVKTTPVYQNYPYLKNTFLPQAGYSEAIKDSGADAYSYGREKMCPKGADAQVRPKRAETFLPQCHRYSESTDYSRYTEYSHAGKAKPNKSTSCSLQENRKVVNGTPEAPSLDAEPYAKLFQVKSGTQKKFEDTISDQHDFTFPKSVGLVSEKQFANEPSFSADFGQKIEYGLKSFAACPGNNGMEKQQFSKADLQNPEFYKSLSLLPNAAVPSAGSSARPAWMNIQTKPAASGPFQNPGPLLKVNNQSPAFPKSSSHSNDVFQLPSSNLPLNCNLLHKYCQDNPFLSGLDLGYSAAERARAAACVEALVRGGEENIIEYLSEKKLKQPNGFCDSYLAQQFGIIDNLNKQRFQLKPQSEHCDLEGQNQADGMLQDMYQELLESQGQLHLRAGSGDSNAINPGSSLQAPGIPNCVVGDFRRNRQLGSGTFPVRSAHLLGRSVVPLVEPHTLFSQDDLKRLYPCFTDKMYSDSALSGFVSAFGFQKQVKNRSGPASELHVRLEECYEQWRALEKERKKTESALAKNFQGKKVSSTNNIPIPRLTSNPSRVDRLIVDQLREQARVVTLLGKMERLRSSPLHANISTALDKHLESIHVVQARRKDEIVNPSNRQRHGPPRCQDERVVLALAVALRALCQATRKVRTVLWCAFQMTLPKPSAGKRARDRVPQELAPTEEKRLESAAGAAPAPRGLREAGTEGAPAPCTDLLRGVYERGDASAS; encoded by the exons AATGAAGAAAACGTGGAGTTACCTCAGACCTACAGCTCTTCCCTTTCAACATCAGAGTACTCTGCACCCATGGACCCTTCCCTCTTGTACCCCCCCTGGTCTACATGTGCAGATGACAGCAAGCAGCCCGCCGCTCCTCAGATTAACCTGAAGCCCAG GATTCAGCCTGAAAGGAACGATTATGGCAGTGAAACAGATTTATATGGACTCGTGTCAAACATACTGGAAGAACAAGACAAACCACAGCCGTGCTTTGCTGAGGG GAGTTGCCCTCCCACCCTGAAGTCGGTATGGCCAGTGAATGCGAGCAGAATGGACCACCACGACCTGCTGGCAGAAAGCAGGCGTGCTGCAGCTGTCCCACAGCAGGGCTTCTACAGCAGTGagtctgtccctgctgctgacaAGCAGTTCCTGGCCAGTGCCAGCCTGGTGTCCCAGCAGAAAGCAGACGACTGTTACCGCAGCTTTGCCGGCATggagctggaagagcagagccTGTACCCTCCCAGGGGTGAGCGTGCCAACATGCAGAGTAACGAGGGTGTGAAGACAACTCCTGTGTATCAGAACTACCCCTACctgaaaaacacctttttaCCCCAGGCTGGGTACTCAGAAGCAATCAAAGACTCAGGAGCTGATGCTTATTCTTATGGAAGGGAGAAGATGTGTCCCAAGGGAGCAGACGCACAGGTGCGCCCAAAGCGGGCAGAAACATTCCTTCCACAGTGTCACAGATACAGTGAAAGCACAGATTACAGCAGATACACTGAATATTCTCATGCTGGTAAGGCAAAGCCCAACAAGAGCACCAGTTGTAGCCTCCAAGAAAATAGAAAGGTGGTAAATGGAACCCCCGAGGCACCATCTCTGGATGCAGAGCCCTATGCTAAATTATTTCAAGTTAAATCAGGAACTCAGAAAAAATTCGAAGATACAATTTCAGATCAGCATGACTTTACATTTCCCAAGTCTGTAGGACTTGTATCAGAAAAACAGTTTGCAAACGAACCTTCCTTCAGCGCTGATTTTGGGCAAAAAATTGAATATGGACTAAAGTCTTTTGCAGCTTGTCCAGGGAATAATGgtatggaaaagcagcagttttccAAGGCCGATCTTCAGAATCCTGAATTCTATAAATCACTCTCACTGTTGCCCAATGCAGCAGTTCCTTCAGCAGGCTCTAGTGCGAGGCCAGCGTGGATGAACATCCAAACCAAACCCGCTGCTTCCGGCCCCTTCCAGAATCCAGGTCCTTTGTTGAAGGTGAATAATCAGTCACCTGCATTTCCAAAAAGTTCCAGTCATTCTAATGATGTTTTTCAGTTGCCATCTTCAAATTTGCCTTTAAATTGTAATTTACTTCACAAGTACTGTCAAGACAACCCATTTCTCTCTGGCCTCGACTTGGGTTACAGTGCTGCGGAACGAGCTCGGGCGGCTGCATGTGTGGAAGCCCTGGTTAGGGGTGGAGAAGAGAACATCATCGAGTACCTCAGTGAGAAGAAGCTGAAGCAGCCAAATGGATTCTGTGACAGTTACTTGGCTCAGCAGTTTGGGATCATTGACAATCTGAACAAACAGCGTTTCCAGCTGAAGCCACAGAGCGAGCACTGTGACCTGGAAGGACAGAACCAGGCAGATGGGATGTTGCAGGACATGTACCAAGAGCTCTTGGAGTCTCAGGGGCAGCTCCATCTCAGGGCAGGGAGCGGGGACAGCAATGCCATCAATCCTGGCAGCAGCCTGCAGGCTCCAGGCATTCCCAACTGCGTGGTGGGAGACTTCAGGCGGAACCGGCAGCTGGGTTCCGGCACATTCCCTGTGAGATCCGCTCACCTCCTGGGCCGTTCCGTGGTGCCTCTGGTGGAGCCTCACACCTTGTTCTCCCAAGATGATCTTAAACGCCTCTACCCCTGTTTCACAGACAAGATGTACAGTGACAGTGCTCTCTCTGGTTTTGTGTCAGCATTTGGATTTCAGAAGCAAGTGAAGAACCGCAGTGGCCCTGCCAGCGAGCTGCACGTGAGGCTGGAGGAGTGCTATGAGCAGTGGAGAgctttggagaaggaaaggaagaag acTGAATCAGCTCTTGCTAAGaatttccaagggaaaaaggTTTCCAGTACTAACAACATTCCAATTCCAAGACTGACATCAAATCCATCAAGAGTTGATCGCTTAATTGTGGATCAGCTACGGGAACAAGCCAGA GTTGTGACCTTACTGGGGAAGATGGAGCGCCTTCGCAGTTCCCCCCTCCATGCCAACATCTCCACTGCTCTGGACAAACACTTGGAGTCCATCCATGTGGTGCAGGCACGGAGAAAGGATGAGATTGTGAACCCTTCCAACCGGCAGCGGCACGGCCCCCCCCGGTGCCAGGATGAGAGAG TGGTGCTGGCTCTGGCCGTGGCACTCCGAGCGCTGTGCCAGGCCACGCGCAAGGTCCGGACCGTGCTGTGGTGCGCCTTCCAGATGACCCTGCCCAAACCCTCCGCTGGAAAACGGGCCCGGGACAGAGTCCCCCAGGAGCTGGCACCGACCGAGGAGAAGCGACTGGAAAGCGCCgcgggcgcggccccggccccgcgggggcTGAGGGAGGCGGGCACAGAGGGAGCCCCCGCGCCCTGCACAGACCTGCTGCGCGGAGTGTACGAGAGAGGGGACGCCAGCGCCTCCTAA
- the MEIOC gene encoding meiosis-specific coiled-coil domain-containing protein MEIOC isoform X3 encodes MEPSVAFRGGSRCWGSAEAGGRPTDVFSAGMPGSGSLYGCYKSQNEENVELPQTYSSSLSTSEYSAPMDPSLLYPPWSTCADDSKQPAAPQINLKPRIQPERNDYGSETDLYGLVSNILEEQDKPQPCFAEGSCPPTLKSVWPVNASRMDHHDLLAESRRAAAVPQQGFYSSESVPAADKQFLASASLVSQQKADDCYRSFAGMELEEQSLYPPRGERANMQSNEGVKTTPVYQNYPYLKNTFLPQAGYSEAIKDSGADAYSYGREKMCPKGADAQVRPKRAETFLPQCHRYSESTDYSRYTEYSHAGKAKPNKSTSCSLQENRKVVNGTPEAPSLDAEPYAKLFQVKSGTQKKFEDTISDQHDFTFPKSVGLVSEKQFANEPSFSADFGQKIEYGLKSFAACPGNNGMEKQQFSKADLQNPEFYKSLSLLPNAAVPSAGSSARPAWMNIQTKPAASGPFQNPGPLLKVNNQSPAFPKSSSHSNDVFQLPSSNLPLNCNLLHKYCQDNPFLSGLDLGYSAAERARAAACVEALVRGGEENIIEYLSEKKLKQPNGFCDSYLAQQFGIIDNLNKQRFQLKPQSEHCDLEGQNQADGMLQDMYQELLESQGQLHLRAGSGDSNAINPGSSLQAPGIPNCVVGDFRRNRQLGSGTFPVRSAHLLGRSVVPLVEPHTLFSQDDLKRLYPCFTDKMYSDSALSGFVSAFGFQKQVKNRSGPASELHVRLEECYEQWRALEKERKKTESALAKNFQGKKVSSTNNIPIPRLTSNPSRVDRLIVDQLREQARVVTLLGKMERLRSSPLHANISTALDKHLESIHVVQARRKDEIVNPSNRQRHGPPRCQDERATPQLCLCVELP; translated from the exons AATGAAGAAAACGTGGAGTTACCTCAGACCTACAGCTCTTCCCTTTCAACATCAGAGTACTCTGCACCCATGGACCCTTCCCTCTTGTACCCCCCCTGGTCTACATGTGCAGATGACAGCAAGCAGCCCGCCGCTCCTCAGATTAACCTGAAGCCCAG GATTCAGCCTGAAAGGAACGATTATGGCAGTGAAACAGATTTATATGGACTCGTGTCAAACATACTGGAAGAACAAGACAAACCACAGCCGTGCTTTGCTGAGGG GAGTTGCCCTCCCACCCTGAAGTCGGTATGGCCAGTGAATGCGAGCAGAATGGACCACCACGACCTGCTGGCAGAAAGCAGGCGTGCTGCAGCTGTCCCACAGCAGGGCTTCTACAGCAGTGagtctgtccctgctgctgacaAGCAGTTCCTGGCCAGTGCCAGCCTGGTGTCCCAGCAGAAAGCAGACGACTGTTACCGCAGCTTTGCCGGCATggagctggaagagcagagccTGTACCCTCCCAGGGGTGAGCGTGCCAACATGCAGAGTAACGAGGGTGTGAAGACAACTCCTGTGTATCAGAACTACCCCTACctgaaaaacacctttttaCCCCAGGCTGGGTACTCAGAAGCAATCAAAGACTCAGGAGCTGATGCTTATTCTTATGGAAGGGAGAAGATGTGTCCCAAGGGAGCAGACGCACAGGTGCGCCCAAAGCGGGCAGAAACATTCCTTCCACAGTGTCACAGATACAGTGAAAGCACAGATTACAGCAGATACACTGAATATTCTCATGCTGGTAAGGCAAAGCCCAACAAGAGCACCAGTTGTAGCCTCCAAGAAAATAGAAAGGTGGTAAATGGAACCCCCGAGGCACCATCTCTGGATGCAGAGCCCTATGCTAAATTATTTCAAGTTAAATCAGGAACTCAGAAAAAATTCGAAGATACAATTTCAGATCAGCATGACTTTACATTTCCCAAGTCTGTAGGACTTGTATCAGAAAAACAGTTTGCAAACGAACCTTCCTTCAGCGCTGATTTTGGGCAAAAAATTGAATATGGACTAAAGTCTTTTGCAGCTTGTCCAGGGAATAATGgtatggaaaagcagcagttttccAAGGCCGATCTTCAGAATCCTGAATTCTATAAATCACTCTCACTGTTGCCCAATGCAGCAGTTCCTTCAGCAGGCTCTAGTGCGAGGCCAGCGTGGATGAACATCCAAACCAAACCCGCTGCTTCCGGCCCCTTCCAGAATCCAGGTCCTTTGTTGAAGGTGAATAATCAGTCACCTGCATTTCCAAAAAGTTCCAGTCATTCTAATGATGTTTTTCAGTTGCCATCTTCAAATTTGCCTTTAAATTGTAATTTACTTCACAAGTACTGTCAAGACAACCCATTTCTCTCTGGCCTCGACTTGGGTTACAGTGCTGCGGAACGAGCTCGGGCGGCTGCATGTGTGGAAGCCCTGGTTAGGGGTGGAGAAGAGAACATCATCGAGTACCTCAGTGAGAAGAAGCTGAAGCAGCCAAATGGATTCTGTGACAGTTACTTGGCTCAGCAGTTTGGGATCATTGACAATCTGAACAAACAGCGTTTCCAGCTGAAGCCACAGAGCGAGCACTGTGACCTGGAAGGACAGAACCAGGCAGATGGGATGTTGCAGGACATGTACCAAGAGCTCTTGGAGTCTCAGGGGCAGCTCCATCTCAGGGCAGGGAGCGGGGACAGCAATGCCATCAATCCTGGCAGCAGCCTGCAGGCTCCAGGCATTCCCAACTGCGTGGTGGGAGACTTCAGGCGGAACCGGCAGCTGGGTTCCGGCACATTCCCTGTGAGATCCGCTCACCTCCTGGGCCGTTCCGTGGTGCCTCTGGTGGAGCCTCACACCTTGTTCTCCCAAGATGATCTTAAACGCCTCTACCCCTGTTTCACAGACAAGATGTACAGTGACAGTGCTCTCTCTGGTTTTGTGTCAGCATTTGGATTTCAGAAGCAAGTGAAGAACCGCAGTGGCCCTGCCAGCGAGCTGCACGTGAGGCTGGAGGAGTGCTATGAGCAGTGGAGAgctttggagaaggaaaggaagaag acTGAATCAGCTCTTGCTAAGaatttccaagggaaaaaggTTTCCAGTACTAACAACATTCCAATTCCAAGACTGACATCAAATCCATCAAGAGTTGATCGCTTAATTGTGGATCAGCTACGGGAACAAGCCAGA GTTGTGACCTTACTGGGGAAGATGGAGCGCCTTCGCAGTTCCCCCCTCCATGCCAACATCTCCACTGCTCTGGACAAACACTTGGAGTCCATCCATGTGGTGCAGGCACGGAGAAAGGATGAGATTGTGAACCCTTCCAACCGGCAGCGGCACGGCCCCCCCCGGTGCCAGGATGAGAGAG CaacccctcagctctgcctttgtgTAGAACTTCCCTAG